A window of Parasynechococcus marenigrum WH 8102 contains these coding sequences:
- the psbQ gene encoding photosystem II protein PsbQ has product MLKALRRLAAICLCVALSLGLMAPAAVNAAGINPDDLAVIRRQAAAFEATKSRLPDLARLVSAEDWVFTRNLLHGPMQEVGREMSYINQRLDRSERKDADKIARKLKEALADLDEAARLQDGSRLQRSYSNLAASFDAYSEVIPAEAFS; this is encoded by the coding sequence ATGCTGAAGGCCCTGCGCCGCCTGGCCGCGATCTGCCTCTGCGTCGCGTTGAGCCTGGGTCTGATGGCCCCGGCTGCTGTTAATGCTGCTGGCATCAACCCAGATGACCTGGCGGTGATCCGCCGCCAGGCCGCCGCCTTTGAAGCCACCAAGTCCCGTCTGCCTGACCTGGCCCGGTTGGTGAGCGCTGAGGACTGGGTGTTCACCCGCAACCTGCTGCATGGTCCGATGCAGGAAGTGGGTCGTGAAATGTCGTACATCAACCAGCGCCTGGATCGCTCTGAGCGCAAAGATGCCGACAAGATCGCCCGCAAATTGAAAGAAGCCCTTGCAGACCTGGATGAGGCGGCCCGCCTGCAAGACGGCTCCCGTCTGCAACGGTCCTACAGCAACCTGGCGGCCAGCTTCGACGCTTACTCCGAAGTGATCCCGGCTGAGGCCTTCAGCTGA
- the purU gene encoding formyltetrahydrofolate deformylase: MRDVTVILQMICPDRPGLVSELAGWVAANGGNIRHADHHTDAGAGLFLSRIEWDLDGFGLSRAALPEAAAALEQRLNGQAQLHFSDAMPRVAIFASKQAHCLQDLLWRVQSGELPMQVPLVIANHPDLEPLCAGFGVCFVCVPVAKATKPEAEQRMLELLAENRIELAVLAKYMQVLSGDFLQRFPDVINIHHSFLPAFKGAQPYHRAWERGVKLIGATAHYVTEDLDDGPIIEQTTVPVSHRDDVDDLIRKGRDTERLALARALRMHLHRQVMVYRGRTAVFA; encoded by the coding sequence GTGCGTGACGTCACGGTGATCCTGCAAATGATCTGCCCGGATCGTCCGGGGTTGGTCAGTGAGTTGGCAGGTTGGGTGGCCGCCAACGGCGGCAACATCCGCCACGCCGACCACCACACGGATGCGGGGGCAGGGTTGTTTCTCAGTCGGATCGAGTGGGATCTCGATGGCTTCGGTCTGTCGCGGGCTGCCTTGCCCGAGGCAGCTGCAGCATTGGAGCAGCGTCTGAACGGTCAGGCTCAGCTGCACTTTTCCGATGCAATGCCTCGGGTGGCGATCTTCGCCAGCAAGCAGGCCCACTGCCTTCAGGATCTGCTGTGGCGGGTGCAGAGCGGTGAATTGCCGATGCAGGTGCCGCTGGTCATCGCCAACCACCCGGATCTCGAGCCCCTTTGTGCCGGGTTCGGGGTTTGTTTTGTCTGTGTTCCAGTCGCCAAGGCGACCAAACCGGAGGCTGAGCAGAGGATGCTGGAGCTGTTGGCAGAGAACCGGATCGAACTCGCGGTGCTCGCCAAGTACATGCAGGTGCTCAGTGGTGATTTTCTGCAGCGTTTCCCGGATGTGATCAACATCCACCACTCCTTTTTGCCGGCCTTCAAGGGCGCGCAGCCCTATCACCGAGCCTGGGAGCGGGGGGTCAAGTTGATTGGTGCCACCGCTCACTATGTGACCGAGGACCTCGACGACGGGCCGATCATCGAGCAGACCACCGTGCCCGTGAGTCACCGTGATGATGTCGATGACCTCATCCGCAAGGGACGCGACACCGAACGGCTGGCACTGGCGCGGGCTTTGCGGATGCATCTTCACCGTCAGGTAATGGTCTATCGGGGCCGTACGGCTGTGTTCGCGTGA
- a CDS encoding O-antigen ligase family protein: protein MIRDRRIGGQAFRLGLFFLPSSALLAGIGLLIACVSGSRGREQPLWRDRWCQPLLLAGLLMLIGACLAENVGLAWAGLANWLPFVWAFWAFQPHLAKASQRRQAVWMLLAGTLPVLVTGFGQMLLGWQGPWQVGGGAIIWFLHPDGRPIGRLSGLFDYANITGAWLAVVWPLMLAAVFRPDGWRRRGGALLLSMATALAVLLTQSRNAMGGLVLALPFVLGPWQWMWLLPLLLLLASPLLLAVLPGVPVGLQQWGMRLLPDQVLVRVLESQGETAWKHTRLGQWQYALQLVSARPWFGWGAAAFSVLYPIHAAKRWHGHVHNLPLELAVSHGVPAMLLIVGTVLFLLVLAAQRGMLQKAPLERAWWAATLVLVVMHATDLPLFDSRLNILGWTLLAGLCAFSRQCQEPGPDRDARAVSQEQADP from the coding sequence GTGATCAGGGATCGGCGCATCGGGGGCCAGGCGTTTCGGCTTGGGTTGTTCTTTCTGCCCTCCAGCGCTCTGTTGGCGGGAATTGGCCTGTTGATCGCCTGCGTCAGCGGAAGTCGTGGTCGGGAGCAACCGCTGTGGCGGGATCGTTGGTGCCAGCCGCTGCTGCTGGCTGGGCTGTTGATGCTGATCGGGGCCTGTCTGGCCGAGAACGTTGGCCTGGCTTGGGCAGGTCTGGCCAACTGGTTACCTTTTGTCTGGGCGTTCTGGGCCTTTCAACCTCACCTCGCGAAGGCCAGCCAACGCCGCCAGGCGGTGTGGATGTTGCTGGCGGGCACGCTGCCTGTTCTGGTGACGGGATTCGGTCAGATGCTCCTGGGTTGGCAGGGCCCTTGGCAGGTGGGGGGCGGAGCGATCATCTGGTTTCTGCATCCCGATGGCCGCCCGATCGGTCGTCTGTCCGGTCTGTTCGATTACGCCAACATCACCGGCGCCTGGCTCGCAGTGGTCTGGCCGTTGATGCTGGCTGCCGTGTTTCGCCCCGATGGCTGGCGACGACGCGGAGGCGCTCTGTTGCTGTCCATGGCCACTGCGCTGGCAGTGCTGCTCACCCAGTCGCGCAATGCCATGGGTGGATTGGTGCTGGCGCTGCCGTTCGTGCTCGGGCCTTGGCAGTGGATGTGGTTGCTGCCGTTGCTGCTGCTCCTGGCCTCACCCCTGCTGCTGGCTGTTCTGCCGGGGGTTCCTGTCGGTCTGCAGCAGTGGGGAATGCGCTTGCTGCCGGACCAGGTGCTGGTGCGGGTGCTGGAAAGCCAGGGGGAAACCGCCTGGAAACACACCCGCTTGGGTCAGTGGCAGTACGCCCTGCAGTTGGTGTCGGCCCGCCCTTGGTTCGGCTGGGGTGCTGCTGCCTTCAGCGTTCTCTATCCCATCCATGCTGCAAAGCGCTGGCATGGCCATGTCCATAACCTGCCGCTGGAGCTGGCCGTCAGTCATGGAGTGCCGGCGATGCTGTTGATCGTCGGCACAGTGCTGTTCCTGCTGGTGCTGGCCGCCCAACGTGGAATGCTGCAAAAGGCTCCGCTGGAGCGGGCCTGGTGGGCTGCCACGTTGGTGTTGGTGGTAATGCACGCCACCGATCTGCCGCTGTTTGACAGCCGTCTCAACATCCTTGGCTGGACCCTGCTCGCCGGGCTCTGTGCTTTCAGCCGTCAGTGCCAGGAACCAGGGCCTGATCGTGATGCTCGAGCAGTTTCTCAGGAGCAAGCGGACCCCTGA
- a CDS encoding NAD(P)/FAD-dependent oxidoreductase, whose amino-acid sequence MNGLGHPVTIFDPGLTQPVSRTNSSTDLNGTTASLGVLMGHVFRRSSGRGWRLRRRSMELWPHWITKLRRFVPDLALQTPLLQVAGDEATRVRFHDLAGQRQQLGLTTLSAAELNGIWPGAEHGGLRSEQDGRVDPLKLQQSLRLAVGELQVGLVAEPVEAVERHNAGWRVWRAGGQHDDFFAVVICAAMASSTLLAPLGHDRPMAPVLGQALRLELNNAAIDWHHWPAVLVDQGFNLIPDGPGRLLLGATVEPGTEAAEDPLALMRSLHDQAPDWLRSATVVEHWSGLRARPVERPAPLLEHLEPGLLLASGHYRNGVLLMPASAEWIAAELNHNLLITGA is encoded by the coding sequence CTGAACGGCCTTGGCCATCCGGTGACGATCTTTGACCCTGGCCTGACCCAGCCCGTCAGCAGGACAAATTCTTCAACCGATCTCAACGGCACCACAGCCTCGCTAGGTGTGTTGATGGGACATGTGTTCCGCCGCTCCAGTGGCCGAGGTTGGCGGCTGCGCAGACGCAGCATGGAACTCTGGCCCCACTGGATCACCAAGCTGCGGCGCTTCGTCCCGGACCTGGCTCTACAAACCCCGCTGCTGCAAGTTGCTGGTGATGAAGCCACCAGAGTTCGGTTCCACGATCTGGCCGGACAACGCCAACAGCTTGGTCTGACCACCTTGTCTGCAGCGGAGCTGAACGGGATCTGGCCCGGGGCAGAACACGGTGGATTGCGATCTGAGCAGGACGGTCGCGTGGATCCCCTGAAGCTGCAGCAATCCCTGCGACTGGCCGTTGGGGAGCTTCAGGTGGGCCTGGTGGCCGAACCTGTGGAGGCCGTGGAGCGTCATAACGCCGGCTGGCGTGTGTGGAGGGCAGGAGGCCAGCACGACGATTTCTTTGCTGTGGTGATCTGCGCAGCCATGGCCAGCTCAACGCTGCTGGCCCCCCTGGGTCACGACCGTCCTATGGCACCGGTGCTGGGACAGGCCCTGCGGTTGGAGTTGAACAACGCAGCCATCGACTGGCACCACTGGCCCGCCGTCCTGGTGGATCAGGGCTTCAACCTGATTCCCGATGGACCGGGTCGATTGCTGCTGGGGGCCACCGTTGAACCGGGCACAGAAGCTGCAGAAGACCCCCTAGCTCTGATGCGATCCCTGCATGACCAGGCTCCTGACTGGCTGAGGTCCGCCACGGTCGTTGAGCACTGGAGTGGCCTGCGGGCCAGACCAGTGGAGCGGCCGGCTCCACTCCTTGAACACCTTGAACCTGGTCTGCTGCTGGCGAGTGGTCACTACCGCAACGGCGTGCTGCTGATGCCGGCCAGTGCGGAATGGATCGCAGCTGAACTGAACCACAACCTTCTGATTACCGGCGCTTAG
- a CDS encoding B12-binding domain-containing radical SAM protein, producing MLAFPSTYSVGITSLGYQIVWATLARRSDVDVRRLFTDQGDPLPRHCDLFGLSLSWELDGPVLPELLQNQRIPIWAVERGDQDPIVFGGGPVLTANPEPLAPFFDVVLLGDGELLLPAFIDALQQCRGADRQTRLRHLAQVPGVYVPALYAPQYDSDGQLQGVKPIQPGLPQTIEKQTWRGNTLSHSTVVTPEAAWPDIHMVEVVRSCPELCRFCLASYLTLPFRTPSLDDGLIPAVEKGLTATKRLGLLGASVTQHPQFSDLLHWLDQDRFDGTRISVSSVRAATVTPDLGRILAKRGSRSLTIAIESGSERMREVINKKLSTEAIHAAAQHAKQGGLSGLKLYGMVGLPTESDDDVDATADLLLTLKKGTPGLRFTLGVSTFVPKAQTPFQWQGVRPEADKRLKRLAKKVKPKGIEFRPESYGWSVIQALLSRSDRRLAPVIAAVGDARESIGGWKKAYRAALSGELDPIPGDPLPQPPPWDEVVHGTWEPTRVLPWIHLRGPLAPEKLLEHHDQALVPGTDG from the coding sequence GTGCTGGCGTTTCCCAGCACCTATTCGGTGGGGATCACCAGCCTCGGATATCAGATCGTCTGGGCGACCTTGGCGCGTCGCAGCGATGTCGACGTGCGCCGGCTGTTCACCGATCAGGGTGATCCCCTGCCGCGACACTGCGATCTGTTCGGGCTGTCCCTGAGCTGGGAGCTGGATGGTCCAGTGTTGCCTGAGCTGCTGCAGAACCAGCGCATTCCCATCTGGGCTGTGGAGCGTGGCGATCAAGACCCGATCGTCTTCGGTGGCGGTCCTGTGCTGACCGCCAACCCTGAACCACTGGCTCCCTTCTTTGATGTGGTGCTGCTCGGGGATGGGGAGCTGCTGCTGCCCGCCTTCATTGATGCTCTCCAGCAATGCCGAGGGGCTGACCGTCAGACACGGCTGCGACACCTCGCTCAGGTGCCAGGGGTGTATGTACCCGCGCTCTACGCCCCGCAATACGACAGCGACGGCCAGTTGCAAGGGGTGAAACCGATTCAGCCTGGGCTGCCGCAAACGATTGAAAAACAGACCTGGCGCGGCAACACCCTCAGCCACTCCACGGTGGTGACACCGGAGGCCGCCTGGCCGGACATCCACATGGTGGAAGTGGTGCGGAGTTGTCCTGAGCTGTGCCGCTTCTGTCTGGCCAGCTACCTCACCCTCCCCTTCCGCACACCATCGCTGGACGATGGTCTGATCCCGGCGGTGGAAAAGGGTCTGACCGCCACTAAACGGCTTGGACTGCTGGGTGCTTCGGTGACCCAGCACCCCCAGTTCTCCGATCTGCTGCATTGGTTGGATCAGGACCGCTTCGACGGCACGCGCATCAGCGTGAGTTCCGTGCGAGCCGCCACGGTCACTCCTGACCTGGGACGAATCCTGGCCAAACGGGGCAGTCGATCGCTCACGATTGCCATCGAAAGCGGCAGCGAACGCATGCGAGAGGTGATCAACAAAAAGCTCTCCACCGAAGCGATCCATGCCGCCGCCCAGCACGCCAAACAAGGCGGCCTGTCAGGCTTGAAGCTCTACGGCATGGTTGGGCTGCCGACCGAGAGCGATGACGATGTTGACGCCACCGCCGATCTGCTGCTGACCCTGAAAAAAGGCACCCCTGGGCTGCGGTTCACCCTCGGCGTCAGCACCTTCGTTCCCAAAGCCCAGACCCCCTTCCAGTGGCAAGGGGTGCGGCCGGAAGCGGACAAACGCTTGAAACGGCTGGCGAAGAAAGTCAAACCCAAGGGCATTGAGTTCCGCCCGGAGAGCTACGGCTGGAGCGTGATCCAGGCCCTGCTGTCCCGCAGCGACCGACGCCTGGCCCCAGTGATCGCCGCCGTCGGCGACGCCCGCGAGAGCATCGGCGGATGGAAAAAGGCCTATCGAGCCGCCCTCAGCGGAGAGTTGGATCCCATTCCTGGCGACCCGTTACCTCAACCTCCCCCCTGGGATGAGGTGGTTCATGGGACCTGGGAACCCACCCGCGTTCTGCCCTGGATCCACCTCAGGGGTCCGCTTGCTCCTGAGAAACTGCTCGAGCATCACGATCAGGCCCTGGTTCCTGGCACTGACGGCTGA
- the pstS gene encoding phosphate ABC transporter substrate-binding protein PstS, whose product MRRSNSFRALAAIAGLSASMALTSCSSGGSGGGDDKVTGKLNGAGASFPAAIYQRWFQELQPEGVTVNYQSVGSGAGVRQFMANTVDFGASDKPMKEAEIAKVERGVLQIPMTAGAIAVAYNLEGCDLKLTTEQLAGIFLGKIKNFSELGCADQKLTVVRRSDGSGTTYNFTKHLSAISEEWKNGPGAAKSIKWPTGVGSKGNEGVAAQLNQIPGGVGYVEAAYVKGKLQAAAVTNASGEQVKPTNETESTALDSIDIGPDLIGGNPNPPAGYPIVTFTWVLAYETGNGDKTAALKKTLEFMLSEKAQSQAPELGYVSLPTGVVEKSLAAVEKISE is encoded by the coding sequence ATGCGTCGTTCCAACAGCTTTCGTGCCCTGGCGGCCATCGCCGGCCTGAGCGCCTCCATGGCTCTCACCTCCTGCTCCAGTGGTGGCAGCGGCGGCGGCGATGACAAGGTCACCGGAAAGCTCAACGGCGCTGGCGCCTCCTTCCCGGCAGCCATCTACCAGCGCTGGTTCCAGGAACTCCAGCCGGAGGGCGTCACGGTGAACTACCAATCCGTGGGATCCGGCGCTGGCGTGCGTCAGTTCATGGCCAACACCGTTGATTTCGGTGCATCGGACAAACCGATGAAGGAAGCCGAAATCGCCAAGGTGGAGCGAGGTGTGCTGCAGATTCCGATGACGGCTGGAGCGATCGCTGTGGCCTACAACCTCGAAGGGTGTGACCTCAAGCTCACCACCGAGCAACTGGCAGGAATCTTCCTCGGCAAGATCAAAAACTTCAGTGAACTGGGCTGCGCAGACCAGAAACTCACCGTGGTCCGTCGCTCCGATGGTTCCGGCACCACCTACAACTTCACCAAGCACCTGTCCGCCATCAGCGAAGAGTGGAAGAACGGCCCCGGCGCCGCTAAATCCATCAAGTGGCCCACCGGTGTTGGCTCGAAAGGCAATGAGGGTGTGGCGGCCCAGCTGAATCAGATCCCAGGTGGTGTGGGCTATGTGGAAGCCGCCTACGTAAAAGGCAAGCTCCAGGCTGCAGCCGTTACCAACGCCTCAGGCGAACAGGTGAAGCCCACCAACGAAACCGAGAGCACTGCCCTCGACTCCATCGACATCGGCCCCGACCTCATCGGTGGCAACCCCAACCCCCCTGCGGGCTACCCGATCGTGACCTTCACCTGGGTGCTGGCCTACGAAACGGGCAATGGCGACAAGACCGCTGCTCTGAAGAAGACCCTCGAGTTCATGCTCTCCGAAAAAGCCCAATCCCAGGCTCCCGAGCTGGGCTACGTCAGCC